From the Panthera leo isolate Ple1 chromosome C1, P.leo_Ple1_pat1.1, whole genome shotgun sequence genome, one window contains:
- the CASP9 gene encoding caspase-9: protein MDEADRRLLRRCRVRLVGELQVASLWDALLTRQLFTPAMIEDIQHAGSGSRSDQVRQLVIDLETRGSQALPLFISCLEDTGQDALASLLRMGRQAEKQNPQAVRPLDLMPVVVGPMGLKPEELRRRQYPLKPTPEKLTPVVLGPEELWPAKLRPEVLRPEVPRPVDIGSGPFSDICAQEISKRNADLAYVLNADPCGHCLIINNMNFCLESRLQTRTGSNIDCEKLQRRFSLLHFVVEVKHDQTAKQMVQVLVELARRDHGALDCCVVVILSHGCQASHRQFPGAVYGTDGCPVSIEKIVNIFNGSGCPSLGGKPKLFFIQACGGERKDHGVEVASTSPEDRTPGSDSEPDAVPFQEGPVTFDQPDAVSSLPTPSDIFVSYSTFPGFVSWRDTKSGSWYVETLDGVFEQWARSEDLQTLLLRVANAVSQKGIYKQIPGCFNFLRKKLYFKM from the exons CATGCGGGCTCAGGGTCTCGGAGCGATCAGGTCAGGCAGCTTGTCATAGATCTAGAGACCCGAGGGAGTCAGGCCCTTCCTTTGTTCATCTCCTGCTTAGAGGACACAGGCCAGGATGCGCTGGCTTCATTGCTGAGAATGGGTCGGCAAGCAGAAAAGCAGAATCCACAGGCCGTCAGACCCCTGGACCTCATGCCTGTGGTGGTTGGACCAATGGGCCTCAAACCAGAGGAGCTCAGAAGGAGGCAGTATCCTTTAAAGCCGACTCCGGAAAAACTCACTCCAGTGGTGTTGGGGCCCGAGGAGCTGTGGCCAGCCAAGCTGCGGCCAGAGGTTCTCAGACCAGAGGTGCCTAGGCCAGTGGACATTGGTTCTGGACCATTCAGTGATATCT gtgCTCAGGAAATTTCGAAGCGAAATGCTGATTTG GCGTATGTCCTGAACGCGGACCCCTGTGGCCACTGCCTCATCATCAACAACATGAACTTCTGCCTCGAGTCGAGGCTCCAGACCCGTACCGGCTCCAATATCGACTGTGAGAAGTTGCAGCGACGTTTCTCCCTGCTGCATTTCGTGGTGGAGGTGAAGCACGACCAGACGGCCAAG CAAATGGTCCAGGTGTTGGTGGAGCTGGCGCGGCGGGACCACGGTGCTCTGGACTGCTGCGTGGTGGTCATCCTCTCTCACGGCTGTCAG GCCAGCCACCGCCAGTTCCCAGGGGCTGTTTATGGCACAGATGGCTGTCCTGTGTCCATCGAGAAAATTGTGAACATCTTCAATGGATCCGGCTGCCCCAGCTTGGGAGGGAAGCCCAAGCTCTTCTTTATCCAGGCCTGTGGTGGCG AGCGGAAAGACCATGGGGTTGAGGTGGCCTCCACGTCCCCTGAAGACAGGACCCCTGGCAGTGACTCCGAGCCAGACGCTGTCCCGTTCCAGGAAGGCCCAGTCACCTTTGACCAGCCGGACGCCGTGTCTAGCTTGCCCACACCCAGTGACATCTTTGTGTCCTACTCCACCTTCCCAG GTTTTGTTTCCTGGAGGGACACCAAGAGCGGCTCCTGGTACGTGGAGACCTTGGATGGTGTTTTCGAGCAGTGGGCTCGCTCTGAGGACCTGCAGACCCTCCTGCTCAGG GTCGCTAATGCTGTTTCGCAGAAAGGGATTTACAAGCAGATTCCTGGTTGTTTCAATTTCCTCCGGAAAaaactttactttaaaatgtaa